The nucleotide window AAACATTCATCTCACTACACCTCTACACCCCTGTCCTTCAACTTCAGCAGACTTTGGATATGGTTGCACCTTTATCATTCAAAAGTCTTGAGACAGCCGACCATTTGACAAGACGGGCGTTTAGTAGAATGTTGGCGCATTTCCTCGCTGCCACGCAAGTCCCTGGAAGTGGTGTTGTGCCTGAACCGTCGAAAAAGTCAAAAACAGAGGCTGAAGAGCAATCCGGAGAACCTACTGTCATGACCTCTGCCGCTGAAGACAGGGCATCTAAAACACTTTTCACAACTCAAGAGATGCTCAAATACCTTTCAATTCCGTACAATAAACCGCAATCTCCTCACAAGCTCCGTAACGCCATCATCGACGCTTATGCGACATTGTTCACCACTTTAGGGGGGGAGTATGTTGAGGCGAGATATGGGGAGATTGTAAAGCATATCATGGACCAAATTATCGTACCGCAACGAGGAGGCCGATACGAGGTGCTCGCGACAAGACAAGTGGCCAAAATCCTCCTCCGGGATCTTGTCGGCGAACGACTCCTTTCAGAACCTGGGCAAGTGTCTGCCATTCGCGAGCTGACTGTCAATTATCTCAAGAGATGGCAGCCTACCCTGCTCCCTGGCCAGCCAAAAATTAACAAGAAcgtcctcatcgtcgtGCTACGCGAAATTGCCGGTCTTCTCGAACAATTAGGCAATGCTCCCGCGCAAATCATTGAGCTGCTCGCCGAACCTCTAGTGAGGTTACTGGCTCACGAATCATACTCTGTCCGGCTGTCCACCGCATTCACCCTGCGCCGATTCTGCGCGACAAATTCATCCCAGCTTCCTGGTTTACTCAACGTTCTCATCGCTGATATTGAAAAGGATCTTAACCTCTTGTCTTCCCCTACGGTACCCAAGGAAGTTGCCCCTCGGCTCGTTGGCAAGGCGTTTGGATTATCTGCGCTCATAGCCATCAGCCCTGCGAGGCCGCTGTATGTGTCGCATGATGTCCCGACAAAGGTGTTTGATCTTGCCGTATCCTTGTTGAAGCGGGCAGGCGATCATGAGATTCCACAGGCGAGTACAGAGATTCAAGTAGCATGGTACCTTGTGACAGGACTCATGAGCCTTGGTCCAAGTTTCGTCAAGCTCCACTTGCCCCAACTGCTTGTCTTGTGGCGTAACGCTTTACCGAAACCGTCTAGCAAGGACACTTCCGTTGGTGAACGGGGCGAGGCAGAATGGaatttcctccttctcgtgCGAGAGTGTGCCCTGTCCGCCGTGCTTAATTTCCTCAACCATAACCAATCCCTTGTCAACATCGACGTCGCTCGTCGACTTACCACTCTTTTTACCAACACTCTCAATTATGTCAACGGTTTCGCCACCGCCTACGCCGAAGCACTTCGCGAACAAGCCAACTTGCCCAACCCTTCACCCATCTTCACCATTCGCCCTTCCCTCGTTGATCGCGAAGCCACACTCCGACGTCGAGTCTTACAGTGTTTCACCGCTCTCGGACCTTCCTCTGCAACAGAGTCAACTCAACCGGCTTTGCTTCAAGCGGCCATCACAGTCTTTGCTGATCCTGAGAATTACTCGGGTTCGGGCGCTCAAGTCGCTATCACCGCGCAAGCCGGTAATTTTATTGGTATCTGGCATTCGGCTGATGGATATGCTTTTGGAATGACAAGTCTGGCTAGGGCTAGGGATGATTATGGTaagaatggagaggaggatgagggggaagaagggtggttAAACAGAGATAAGGTGGAGATCGAGCTGGAGGGACAACTGTCAAGACCGATTTTGGGCTCGTTAGAACATGACTTTTTACCTTTGCTCGATGCTCAACAACCCCTGTCATCTCCCACTCCCGCACCAGCGCAGACGGGCGTCATTGACGCGGGACTTGCCTTGTTTTCTATCCTCTTTCCGCATCAAAATATTGAAGGCCAAGTCCAGTCGCTTGCCACTCTTTCATCACATATGCGATCTAGTAAGCTCGAGAAGAACCCAGGGAGAAAGCAGGCTGTGATGGTTAACACCGTCATTGCCTTGAGGAagactttgaagaaggtagAAGGGGCTGGGGGTaaggcgaagaaggtggtggGTAGTGCGCAGGTCAGTGAGATGATTAGGTCACTTCTTCAGGTATGTTTCTCCATTTATTACTGGGACTGGTCTGCGATACTCAAATCACAAATAGGACGCTATCTTTGATCCTTCCCCCAGTATCCGTTCCACATCTGCCGAAGCTCTCGGTCTTCTCTCATCATTAGCTTCCCCGACATATCTTTCATCTCAAGTTCAATGGCTTGTCGATCAAGTCGTTACTAACCGATCACCCGATGCTCGAGCCGGCTGTGCTCTTGCATTCGGGGCCATCTACTCCTCCGTCGGTGGCTTGGCTGGTGGGCCCATTCTCAAAACTATAGTCAACATCCTCATGAGCCTAGCAACTGACCCTCACCCGGTTGTTCATTTCTACGCTATGAAGGCCCTAGCCCGTGTGGTGGACGCTGCGAATCTCAGCTACGAACCTTACGTGCCTACCACTCTCGGGATGTTATCCAACATCTATCTCCTCGAAACGCACGAGCCAGAAGGCGGTTCCCTAGGAAGCGTCAACCTCCGTGGTGACTTGCCTGCTTATCAAGCGATCTGTCGAATCTTGCACGCGTTGATAGGTGTTCTAGGACCCGAACTACAGGAGCCCGGGAAAGTGAGGAGCTTGATGTTCTTATTGGTGCACGAGTTTGGGGAAGAGACGGACGAAGGGCTGGCTGTGGAGGCTATTAAGTGTGTCCAACAGTTCCTCATGTTTGCACCCACAGCCATCGATATCCCCAAGCTCGTCCAGACTTTCCGCACACATCTCGCCTCACCACGACGTCCTCTCAAAGTGGCATCCATCACCGCCCTTTATCAGATTGTCCAGCGCGATCCTGTGCTCATCTCAAAACTCGGTGGAAACCAGCTGGTAGAAGATTTATTTGGGTTACTGGACGACGACCCGAGTATCGATGGTGTGAAGAAGGTAATCAGCAGTTGGCTGAGAGGCACAGCAGCAGCGTTGCCCTCTGGATGGATTGATCTTTGTCAGAGGATCATGACTAGAACAGCAGCTCAGAAAGCTGCTACTCGTCGCCCGCAACAAACTTCTCTACCCGCTGCTGGCCCGGCGTTTATCGACGATGAAGGCGAATCCCTGGGTGGAGGAGCCTCGACTTCGACCTCATCAAATGCTCTTTCCTCTCGATGGCGGACCCAGCTCTTCGCGCTCGAGTGTTTACATGACATTGTCATTTCAGTGGCGGAGGGCAACAGGCCGGAGCATTTTGATCCTGTAATTGCTAGAAGGATAGGCGCCAATGGACGCCATATGCTTTGGTCACGGGTCGGTGATTTGATCAAAATGGCGTTCTCGGCTAGTGCAGCGGGTGTCATGGAAGTGAGAGCAGCTGGACTCGTTGTGCTGCGTGATGTTATTGAGGTTTGTCTTCTCCATTCATCGTCTAATGTCAAGCGTGCTAATTGGTAATCCTTGTAGAAATTTTCTGCGTCACCCGATCCTGATTTTGAATCTGCACTTCTTTTGGAACAACATCAGGCTCCTATTGCGGCTGCATTGACTCCTTCATTCGGATCAGATTCCGCTCCTGAAGTTTTATCTTTGGCGGTACAAGTTTGTGCTGTCTTCGTTGGTAGTGGGGTCGTGAAGGAAGTTCCGAGAATGGGCAGGATTTTGAAGTTGTTGACAGGGGCGCTGGAGCAGTGTAAGAGTAAGCGCGATTTTCTCGAAGTCAAATGGTGAGACTGATGGCCATCTAGATGGCGAATCGCTTTCTTTGGGAGACGTGGAAGACCTTTCACCTTCTGCGGTCATCATGCTTCAGATTTCTATACTTACAGCCTGGGCAGAGCTTCAAATATCCAGCGTTCGGCAATCGTACCTTACCGATGTTCTCAAGCCATATAGATGGCTATTGGCACCTTTCTGGATCGGCGCTTTGAGAGACTACGCCCAATTGAGGACGGACCCGGAAATGGGTGGGCTTAGTGGAGCTGTGGATAATACCGCTGGTTTAGGCAGAGAGGTACTTTTACCTGTAAGCCGACATTTTTATCAG belongs to Cryptococcus neoformans var. grubii H99 chromosome 7, complete sequence and includes:
- a CDS encoding clathrin-coated vesicle protein, translating into MPDITPDILRVEESRFTGDGSDLALLHWLRQAEQAIEAMDPEDLSKQIQSLHAFFLKLLLPNPNPTLPKPGRPIRHLVTRCVVKLHQRVESRSLFDFVQVLVKAVSDGGSKGMNIAENLGRVASWYCIGEVIKEHGKNMMSFMAEICTSSLKVFKNTNLSVLLRTQAMVAFSRSLHSAGKALPDALVKDLLKSLRSGLQDKALSVQRACAETFISLHLYTPVLQLQQTLDMVAPLSFKSLETADHLTRRAFSRMLAHFLAATQVPGSGVVPEPSKKSKTEAEEQSGEPTVMTSAAEDRASKTLFTTQEMLKYLSIPYNKPQSPHKLRNAIIDAYATLFTTLGGEYVEARYGEIVKHIMDQIIVPQRGGRYEVLATRQVAKILLRDLVGERLLSEPGQVSAIRELTVNYLKRWQPTLLPGQPKINKNVLIVVLREIAGLLEQLGNAPAQIIELLAEPLVRLLAHESYSVRLSTAFTLRRFCATNSSQLPGLLNVLIADIEKDLNLLSSPTVPKEVAPRLVGKAFGLSALIAISPARPLYVSHDVPTKVFDLAVSLLKRAGDHEIPQASTEIQVAWYLVTGLMSLGPSFVKLHLPQLLVLWRNALPKPSSKDTSVGERGEAEWNFLLLVRECALSAVLNFLNHNQSLVNIDVARRLTTLFTNTLNYVNGFATAYAEALREQANLPNPSPIFTIRPSLVDREATLRRRVLQCFTALGPSSATESTQPALLQAAITVFADPENYSGSGAQVAITAQAGNFIGIWHSADGYAFGMTSLARARDDYGKNGEEDEGEEGWLNRDKVEIELEGQLSRPILGSLEHDFLPLLDAQQPLSSPTPAPAQTGVIDAGLALFSILFPHQNIEGQVQSLATLSSHMRSSKLEKNPGRKQAVMVNTVIALRKTLKKVEGAGGKAKKVVGSAQVSEMIRSLLQDAIFDPSPSIRSTSAEALGLLSSLASPTYLSSQVQWLVDQVVTNRSPDARAGCALAFGAIYSSVGGLAGGPILKTIVNILMSLATDPHPVVHFYAMKALARVVDAANLSYEPYVPTTLGMLSNIYLLETHEPEGGSLGSVNLRGDLPAYQAICRILHALIGVLGPELQEPGKVRSLMFLLVHEFGEETDEGLAVEAIKCVQQFLMFAPTAIDIPKLVQTFRTHLASPRRPLKVASITALYQIVQRDPVLISKLGGNQLVEDLFGLLDDDPSIDGVKKVISSWLRGTAAALPSGWIDLCQRIMTRTAAQKAATRRPQQTSLPAAGPAFIDDEGESLGGGASTSTSSNALSSRWRTQLFALECLHDIVISVAEGNRPEHFDPVIARRIGANGRHMLWSRVGDLIKMAFSASAAGVMEVRAAGLVVLRDVIEKFSASPDPDFESALLLEQHQAPIAAALTPSFGSDSAPEVLSLAVQVCAVFVGSGVVKEVPRMGRILKLLTGALEQCKNGESLSLGDVEDLSPSAVIMLQISILTAWAELQISSVRQSYLTDVLKPYRWLLAPFWIGALRDYAQLRTDPEMGGLSGAVDNTAGLGREVLLPYYEHAVPKLLHAVAISFAINDPFALGAMNGQRYDSPNPPASLPSIRPEPSANFYIVYGLSFESLLKTVGDVSASSLASACLKAMQSLVKPALSGTTVFEGQFFDELCTVCYRIAMSEPATVKSEAVEVMSSFATSRKGSGTMDSAQIRRTLAIVAFTLRQIVPTKEMKPSWNHVDSTQDKVNLLRSAFMAYAQIVECVEVSQKADMYAVGLHLFMGLLESESPVDLVGGCLGCLKVQVEGLVAAQVPGVSNGEKIVHGVVSACLSNIDDMRTRVNPVANIKIKNNLLAVTLILTALPADLKVSRNLVESVGYTIGQYLGAGIERPELGLTAIHCASTILPASLRLLPSPLGPNSPSAPSPVLQRATLHLLPPMITYISDNVVAHATNPDYAPPLEGIQAVIKSLVSWGTGLPEEHKPRGYGVLLPTLCLMLDPPGSTGQGQSPSQLHGVAAAVLLGLAQSGPAAFKEATMAMKDGERGELEHAIRDAVGQKQGAANGGVAKERKGIELKSFG